In Crinalium epipsammum PCC 9333, the genomic window AAAACCCTTTTAAAGCAACACGCCGAGGACTTGCGCCAGTGCCGCAGTCAAACTTGGCCTAATACCCAGGCTACTTGGGTGCGGCTTTATCCGTGTGATAGTCGCCCTGGTGCGATGGATAAGTTGCTCGATCGCATTGTTAATATGGGTTATAACAAAGTTTATGTAGAAGTTTTTGGTGATAGTCAGGTTTTGTTGCCCGCCGGAGACAACCCTACGCCTTGGCCTTCTGTAGTCCGCACTCCTGGTAGTGAAAAAGTTGATTTGTTAGCGCAAGTCATCGAAAAAGGACGTGAGCGAGGTCTCCAGGTCTATGCTTGGATGTTTTCGATGAACTTCGGTTATACTTATGCTCTCCGCCCTGATAAGGACTCAGTGCTTGCTCGCAATGGCAAGGGGCAAAAGGCTTTATTGTCTTTTTCAGATGGGATGCAAGTATTTATCGATCCCTACAACGTACAAGCCAAAAAAGACTACTATCAGTTGGTGCAGGCATTTGTGAAACGTCGTCCCGACGGGATTTTGTTTGACTACATCAGATATCCTCGTGGTGAAGGAACTGATTCTGTAGTTACCAAAGTACAGGATTTATGGATTTATGGTAATTCTGCCCGACAAGCTTTATACGGCCGAGCATTGAATTATAAGGGGCGAGTGCTAATTGAGAGATTTCTAAATAATGGTGTCATTACAGCAGGTGATATTCAAGCGGTTGATCAACTTTATCCCCAAGAAGGATCACCAAGTTGGCAAGGTCGCAATCCGCCACCTAATGAAATGCTGGCAACTCCTGCACAACGTCAACCTCTACTGCAATGGGAACTTTGGCAATTAAGTGTTGCTCATGCTGTTCAGGGAATATTGGACTTTGTGAATTTAGCAATGCAACCAGCACAGAAGCAAGGGATAAAAACAGGGACTGTGTTTTTTCCAGAAGCTAATCAGGGTGTTGGTCAAGTAGG contains:
- a CDS encoding family 10 glycosylhydrolase, whose protein sequence is MSTGISKSLTKQRFMEASLKILPSAQRLNRSLVAALLTSSMLTQCWFPKPASAQTTTYCRFTQQAISEKENLLKVALKGNQDNQKRYKTLLKQHAEDLRQCRSQTWPNTQATWVRLYPCDSRPGAMDKLLDRIVNMGYNKVYVEVFGDSQVLLPAGDNPTPWPSVVRTPGSEKVDLLAQVIEKGRERGLQVYAWMFSMNFGYTYALRPDKDSVLARNGKGQKALLSFSDGMQVFIDPYNVQAKKDYYQLVQAFVKRRPDGILFDYIRYPRGEGTDSVVTKVQDLWIYGNSARQALYGRALNYKGRVLIERFLNNGVITAGDIQAVDQLYPQEGSPSWQGRNPPPNEMLATPAQRQPLLQWELWQLSVAHAVQGILDFVNLAMQPAQKQGIKTGTVFFPEANQGVGQVGYDSRLQPWERFSSSIEWHPMVYATCGNSNCIEDQVKRVLKRAPAGTKVEPVLAGMWGKSVNNRPSLEVQMQGIRQATPQVNSLSHFAFSWQDPEFDRERKACRL